In a genomic window of Parus major isolate Abel chromosome 26, Parus_major1.1, whole genome shotgun sequence:
- the SLC16A1 gene encoding monocarboxylate transporter 1: MPPAIGGPVGYTPPEGGWGWAVVIGAFISIGFSYAFPKSITVFFKEIEVIFNASSSKVSWISSIMLAVMYAGGPISSILVNKYGSRPIMIAGGCLSGCGLIAASFCNTVEELYFCVGVIGGLGLAFNLNPALTMIGKYFFKKRPLANGLAMAGSPVFLSTLAPVNQLFFGIFGWRGSFLILGGLLLNCCVAGSLMRPIGPKPDQLKKEANKEVQQEAGKAGKKDDGDTSTDLIDGKAKKEKSSFFQTINKFLDLSLFTHRGFLLYLSGNVIMFFGLFAPLVFLSNYAKSKKIPSDSAAFLLSILAFVDMVARPSMGLVANTKWVRPRIQYFFAVSIIYNGVCHLLVPMSTTYAGFCIYAGFFGFAFGWLSSILFETLMDLVGAQRFSSAVGLVTIVECCPVLLGPPMLGKLNDMYGDYKYTYWACGVVLIIAGIYLFIGMGINYRLVAKEQKAEEKAKNEGKEEETNIDEAEKQKEANNDVAPSPQKNVEDGVKEEESRM, encoded by the exons ATGCCACCGGCCATTGGAGGCCCCGTAGGATACACTCCTCCTGaaggaggatggggatgggcTGTGGTCATCGGAGCCTTCATCTCCATTGGCTTTTCCTATGCCTTCCCCAAATCTATCACAGTGTTCTTCAAAGAGATTGAGGTCATCTTCAATGCGTCCAGCAGCAAAGTCTCCTGGATCTCCTCCATCATGCTGGCTGTTATGTATGCAGGAG GTCCCATCAGCAGCATCCTGGTGAACAAGTATGGCAGCCGGCCCATCATGATCGCAGGCGGCTGCCTGTCCGGCTGTGGGCTGATCGCAGCCTCCTTCTGCAACACGGTGGAGGAGCTCTACTTCTGTGTTGGGGTCATAGGGG GTCTTGGACTTGCCTTCAACCTGAACCCTGCCTTAACCATGATTGGCAAGTACTTCTTCAAGAAGCGTCCACTGGCCAATGGGCTGGCGATGGCGGGCAGCCCTGTCTTCCTTTCTACCCTGGCACCCGTCAACCAGCTCTTCTTTGGCATATTTGGCTGGCGTGGCAGCTTCCTCATCCTGGGTGGCCTCCTCCTGAACTGCTGCGTGGCTGGATCCCTGATGCGGCCCATAGGTCCCAAGCCAGATCAGCTGAAGAAAGAGGCCAATAAGGAAgtgcagcaggaggctgggaaggcagggaaaaagGATGATGGTGACACCAGCACGGACCTCATTGATGGAAAGGCCAAGAAAGAGAAGAGCTCATTCTTCCAGACAATCAACAAATTCTTGGACCTGTCTCTGTTCACACACAGGGGCTTCTTGCTCTATCTGTCAGGCAACGTAATCATGTTCTTTGGGTTATTTGCTCCCTTGGTCTTCCTCAGCAATTATGCAAAGAGCAAGAAGATTCCTAGTGACTCTGCAGCCTTTCTGCTCTCCATACTGGCCTTTGTGGACATGGTGGCCAGACCTTCCATGGGACTGGTGGCAAACACCAAGTGGGTCAGACCACGCATCCAGTATTTCTTTGCCGTCTCTATTATTTACAATGGGGTTTGCCACCTCTTGGTCCCCATGTCCACCACCTATGCTGGCTTCTGCATTTATGCTGGCTTCTTTGGCTTTGCCTTTGGCTGGCTGAGCTCGATCCTGTTTGAGACCCTGATGGACCTGGTGGGAGCTCAGCGGTTCTCCAGTGCTGTTGGTCTGGTGACCATCGTGGAGTGTTGCCCTGTGCTTCTGGGACCCCCTATGCTAG GGAAGCTCAATGACATGTATGGTGACTACAAGTACACGTACTGGGCCTGCGGGGTTGTCCTGATCATCGCCGGGATCTACCTCTTCATTGGGATGGGCATCAACTATCGCCTGGTGGCAAAGGAGCAGAAGGCggaggagaaagcaaagaatgaagggaaggaggaagagacCAACATTGACGAggctgagaagcagaaagaggCAAACAATGATGTGGCCCCCTCACCTCAGAAGAATGTGGAGGATGGTGTCAAAGAGGAGGAGAGCCGCATGTGA